Proteins encoded within one genomic window of Brassica rapa cultivar Chiifu-401-42 chromosome A09, CAAS_Brap_v3.01, whole genome shotgun sequence:
- the LOC103842401 gene encoding calcium uniporter protein 2, mitochondrial has product MAMRKLLTKRLFSISNQASQSLTNCRISSSSLAVRTRVPKESGEARIAPEPGDSSISRRFLHNTAMIRPEIMQMPLGESLIEKLREIDGSKGRIRLDGIAPPMETETPSLTVEDTKKLLRAAQIEIVKTKLRETGKSWMAYEEFVSVCGEASSDLDQGAKIAKMLDDSANVIVLGDSVCIRPDQVTKSIEGLLPLPKVRNSNDPRRIELKELEAAKAVIDVKAHSLVRRELWAGLGYLILQTAGFMRLTFWELSWDVMEPICFYVTSIYFMAGYGFFLRTSKEPSFEGFYQSRFEAKQKKLMNVHEFDVERYGELKKLFGPKASDHVSKILGTIQS; this is encoded by the exons ATGGCGATGAGGAAGCTTTTGACGAAGCGTCTCTTCAGCATCTCGAACCAAGCCTCGCAGAGCCTAACGAACTGCCGCATCTCTTCATCTTCGCTAGCCGTACGAACACGAGTCCCCAAGGAGTCAGGAGAGGCCAGAATCGCGCCGGAGCCCGGAGACTCGTCGATCTCGCGGCGGTTTCTGCACAACACGGCCATGATTCGGCCGGAGATCATGCAGATGCCGCTGGGAGAGAGCCTGATCGAGAAGCTCCGCGAAATCGACGGCAGCAAGGGGAGAATCCGATTAGACGGCATTGCTCCGCCGATGGAGACGGAGACGCCTAGTTTGACGGTGGAGGACACGAAGAAGCTCCTCAGAGCTGCGCAGATCGAGATCGTGAAAACGAAGCTTAGAGAGACGGGGAAGAGCTGGATGGCGTATGAGGAGTTTGTTAGCGTTTGCGGCGAAGCGTCTTCGGATCTGGATCAGGGAGCTAAGATAGCGAAGATGCTTGATGATTCAGCAAACGTCATCGTTTTGGGGGATTCTGTTTGTATTAGACCAGATCAg GTTACAAAATCCATTGAAGGCTTGCTTCCATTGCCCAAGGTTCGTAACTCGAATGACCCACGAAGGATCGAGTTAAAAGAGCTGGAAGCAGCGAAGGCAGTGATCGATGTGAAAGCACACTCTTTGGTGCGGAGAGAGCTCTGGGCTGGTCTAGGCTACTTGATCCTGCAGACCGCGGGGTTCATGAGGCTAACGTTTTGGGAGCTCTCGTGGGATGTGATGGAGCCGATCTGTTTCTATGTCACGTCTATATACTTTATGGCTGGGTATGGTTTCTTCCTCAGGACATCGAAAGAGCCTTCCTTTGAAGGGTTTTACCAAAGCAGGTTCGAGGCCAAACAGAAGAAGCTGATGAATGTTCATGAGTTTGATGTTGAGAGGTATGGTGAGCTGAAGAAGCTGTTTGGCCCCAAGGCTTCAGATCATGTTTCCAAGATTCTTGGAACTATCCAGAGTTAG
- the LOC103842402 gene encoding BEL1-like homeodomain protein 4 gives MSQDYHHPQGIFSFSNGFHRPSSSHQEEVEESAVSGAPIPVYETAGMLSEMFSYPGGGSGEILDHSTKQLLEQQNRHNNNNNSTLHMLLPNHHQGYGYANEQQQHHFTWPSCSDHQSQGDMIGTVHVEGGKGLSLSLSSSLEAAAAAKAEEYRSIYCAAVDGTSSSNTSAHHHHQFNQFKTLLLDNSTSHHQAVGHFGSSSSSPMGASSSIGGIYTLRNSKYTKPAQELLEEFCSVGRGHFKKNKLSRNNSNPNTSGGGGSSSSPGVANDNPPLSPADRIEHQRRKVKLLSMLEEVDRRYNHYCEQMQMVVNSFDQVMGYGAAIPYTTLAQKAMSRHFRCLKDAVLVQLKRSCELLGEKETSGAASSGLTKGETPRLRLLEQSLRQQRAFHHMGMMEQEAWRPQRGLPERSVNILRAWLFEHFLNPYPSDADKHLLARQTGLSRNQVSNWFINARVRLWKPMVEEMYQQEAKEREEKELEENQKEDYHQTNNSSNNSDTKPNESNFTLVQTITAQTPTTTMMTPTPHENDSSFLPSSVVTAAPHSVSDAFTAATCQQDVSDHFQVNDGVIRFGTKQAGDVSLTLGLRHTGNMPDNKNPSFSVRDFGDF, from the exons ATGTCCCAAGATTATCACCATCCCCAAGGAATCTTTTCCTTCTCCAATGGATTCCACCGACCATCATCTTCCCATCAGGAGGAAGTTGAGGAATCCGCTGTCTCCGGTGCTCCGATCCCGGTTTACGAAACCGCCGGAATGTTGTCTGAAATGTTTAGTTACCCCGGCGGTGGCTCAGGCGAGATTCTTGATCACTCTACTAAACAATTGCTAGAGCAACAAAACcgtcacaacaacaacaacaactcaacTCTACATATGTTACTACCAAATCATCATCAAGGTTATGGTTATGCCAACGAGCAACAACAACATCACTTCACGTGGCCATCTTGCTCCGATCATCAGAGTCAAGGAGATATGATCGGGACCGTACACGTGGAAGGTGGAAAAGGTTTATCCTTATCTCTCTCGTCGTCATTAGAAGCAGCTGCTGCAGCTAAAGCAGAAGAATATAGAAGCATTTATTGTGCAGCCGTTGATGGAACTTCTTCTTCTAACACTTcggctcatcatcatcatcaattcaATCAGTTCAAGACTCTTCTTCTTGATAATTCTACTTCTCATCATCAAGCTGTTGGACATTTCGggtcatcatcatcttctcccATGGGGGCATCTTCCTCTATTGGAGGGATCTATACGTTGAGGAACTCAAAGTACACGAAGCCGGCACAAGAGTTGTTGGAAGAGTTTTGTAGTGTCGGAAGAGGACACTTCAAGAAGAACAAACTTAGCAGGAACAACTCAAACCCTAATACTAGCGGTGGAGGAGGGTCGTCTTCGTCCCCCGGAGTAGCCAATGATAATCCTCCTTTGTCTCCGGCTGATCGGATTGAACATCAAAGAAGAAAAGTCAAGCTACTCTCTATGCTTGAAGAG GTAGACCGACGGTACAACCACTACTGCGAACAAATGCAAATGGTAGTGAACTCATTCGACCAAGTGATGGGTTATGGCGCAGCCATTCCATACACCACATTAGCCCAAAAGGCAATGTCTAGACACTTCCGGTGTTTGAAAGACGCGGTTCTGGTTCAGTTAAAACGCAGCTGCGAGCTTCTAGGTGAGAAAGAGACGTCGGGGGCTGCGTCCTCGGGGTTAACCAAAGGCGAAACGCCACGATTGCGTTTGCTAGAGCAGAGTTTGCGTCAACAACGAGCGTTTCATCATATGGGTATGATGGAGCAAGAGGCATGGAGACCGCAACGTGGGTTACCTGAACGCTCTGTTAATATCCTTAGAGCTTGGCTTTTCGAGCATTTTCTTAATCC GTACCCAAGCGATGCTGATAAGCACCTCTTGGCTCGTCAGACTGGTTTATCCAGAAATCAG GTGTCGAATTGGTTTATAAATGCTAGGGTTCGTCTATGGAAACCAATGGTTGAAGAAATGTATCAACAAGAagcaaaagaaagagaagaaaaagaattagaagaaaatcaaaaagaagATTATCACCAAACAAAcaacagcagcaacaacagtgaCACGAAGCCCAATGAAAGCAACTTCACTCTCGTTCAGACAATAACTGCACAAACTCCAACAACGACGATGATGACGCCGACACCTCACGAAAACGACTCTTCATTCCTCCCTTCCTCCGTCGTAACCGCCGCTCCTCACAGCGTTTCAGACGCTTTCACCGCTGCCACGTGTCAGCAAGACGTCAGTGATCACTTCCAGGTTAACGATGGTGTCATAAGATTCGGAACCAAACAGGCTGGTGACGTGTCACTTACGCTTGGTCTACGCCACACTGGCAATATGCCTGATAATAAGAACCCTTCTTTCTCCGTTAGAGATTTTGGAGATTTCTAG